The Mustela erminea isolate mMusErm1 chromosome 10, mMusErm1.Pri, whole genome shotgun sequence genomic sequence ATGGAGTGATAACCTTGCCCTTTGGTTGGCAACAATGATGAAAGCTTTCTCTTGTGTTGAAGGGaagactaaaaaaacaaaaacaaaacaaaacaccccaaaaccaaaataaaaacccacaaaaaaacacaTCCAGAATCAGGTAGGTTGTAAGTGGCACAGTTGCAAaggactctattttttttttaaggttttatttatttatttgacagagagagagagagacagccagagagggaacacaagcagggggagtgggggagggagaagcaggcttccggcttggggctccagcccaggatcacaacctggagcctaaggcaaatgctcaatgactgagccccccaggagtccCCGAAAGGACTCTGAATTTGTAACTTAAGTAGGTCTCCTATGTCAGAGTCAAAGTCCTGACAGGGAAAGaataggaccctgagacctgggATAGAGACATTAGGGCAGACAAACCTAAGAatctttatctctcaaattctcctgaGTTTTCCTGGGGAAGGGGGTAGAGAAGTCCCCGCCCTCTTGCCAAGGAAGAACAATTTCCTCAGACTGTGCATAATCTTACATGAAGcagatgcctcttttttttttttagattttatttatttatttgacagacagagatcacaggtaggcagagaggcaagcagagagagaggaggaagcagcctccctgccaagcagagagcccgacgtggggctcgatcccaggaccctgggatcatgacctgagccgaaggcagaggctttaacccactgagcaacccaggcgccccaagcagaTGCCTCTTAAGATGACACTTATTCTCCTCAAGACCTGCTCCCATCACCTCCTCAAATAACCGGGGTCAGTTTTCGGCAAATCCTGAGTGGGGAAATTTAAGTCCTGAACTGGAAAAATAAGCTACACATCAAAGGAATCAAAAAATACATAGTTAATATATATGGGAGAGTTAATATATATGGGAGAGATCTTGGGGGTTTTAGACATGGTTGTGAGGGGGCAGGTATGGCAGAACGTAAGACTGGCTAATAGGGATCTCATCATCGTGGACCACTGTCCCATAGTTCAggcttcaaaattatttttttttaagattttatatttgaggggcgcatgggtggctcagtgggttgaagcctctgccttcggctcgggcccagggagggtcctgggatcgagcctgagtcggaaatctctgctcagtggggagcctgcttcctcatctctctctgcctctctgcctacttgtgatctctgtctgtgaaataaataaataaataaatcttaaaaaaaaaaaaaaagattttatttttgagtaatctctatacccaatgtgggttTCAAAACCGGAAAACCGAGACAAAAAAttcatgttccactgactgagccagacagtcACCCCACAGTCTTCAATATTCTTGGAAGGATAGCTagatctcaggggcacctgggtggctcagttggttaagcatctgccttcagctcaggtcgtgatcctggggtcccggaattgaaccctacatggggctccctgcccagcgaggagtctgcttttccctctgcccctcaccccacttgtgctctctctccttctctctcgctctcaaataaataaatagactctttaaacaacaacaacaacaacaaaagggatAGCTAGACCTTGCTGCTGGTAGATAGTTTCCAAAGATGGTcactgatgaagtcccagaacctaagtcaggttcggtggggtgaggaggttcggagccgacgactaaagaaagaattcttaagacgtcattggtgcaaaatggtggtttattaaagcacggggacagggcccgtgggcaggcagagatgcggccgccccgggttgtgaaggtgggcatgttatataccccacggttgggtaggtgaggacaaaggggtgttcagaagggctattggggcaaagaatactatcaggatattgaaggcttagttgttattgagtaaagacaattggaagtctggtggaatgttccattcctgctatcaagcatccttgttaataagatttaggtttaggagaaatttaactttatttacttttccttctacttccacctccttcggtttttatggaggggagggtaacattaggcttgaggaactgagttctgtgtctttggagattgggctattgataaggtaacttctttgttgtaaatctcaaggatatttgcaaaccaagggagactcctaccttgcaggactgtgatctctgcaagttaactatttatcgttttatggcggtcaggggtcctgaggaatgccacacgtatggaggggagcggatgaaaggtggggggtgcaaggcgccagcttttgctttgtcttcagccagcctcttgctccctcatcagtcACCATcaattccttcccttcctctatatATGTGCCACTCTTCACAGCAAGAGACGgagtctgttttcctcttctccttgaaTCTGTACTGGTCTTGTGATTTGCCTTAACTAACAGAATATGGTAGAAGGACACCGTTCCAGTTCCAGACCTAAACTTCATGAAGACTGGCAGCTTTCATTTCCTCCCTCTTGGAAGCCAGCCACCATGTAAGACCCGCACTGAGACCTTCTTACTGTGAGGAAGTACAATTTAGCCATGTTGAGACACCATATTACAAGATGATTGGGGAAACtgtgtggcacagtcagttaatcatccacatccaattcttggtttcagctcaggtcatgatctcaaggtcgtgaaatcaagcctcacactgggctccatgctcagcatggagtctgtttgggattctctctccttctccttctgcccctgctccttctgcaccttctctctctctctctcaaatacataaatctttctcaaaaagagatggctgggggcacctgggtggctcagtgggttaacctctgccttcagctcaggccatgatctcagggtcctgggatcaagccccgaatctggctctctgctcagcagggagagtgcctcctcctctctctctacctgcttctctgcctacttatgatctctgtcaaataaataaataaataaaatcttttttttttttttaaagagggatgACTGACCAGTCCACAGGGGTTCCATCTATCCCAGCTGAAGTGCCATTTATGTTAGTGAAAAGGACATCTTGGACATTTCTTCTCCTAAAAACacctgtaggggcgcctgggtggctcagtggtttgggctgctgccttcagctcgggtcatgatctcagggtcctgggatcgagccccgcatcgggctctctgctccgcaggaagcctgcttccctctttctctctctctctctctgcctgcctctctgcctacttgtgatctctgtctgtcaaataaataaataaaatcttaaaaaaaaaaaaaaaaccacctgtaAATACCACACGAAGCATATGGACATCCAACTAAGCCTAGCCCAGATtgcagaattgtgagaaataataaattgtttgATTATTTGTTTGATTAAATAATTGTTGTTTGAagcctttaagattttttttggaggggggaaggagggttgttactcagcaataaataagtgaaatatggCCTTAATACTTTGCAAGGATGGTTCTTTAAAGCAGGATGGTGGCCTACAATAAATCAGGTCAAGATCCTAGAATTTCCATGGTAGAGTATTTAAGAAGGGGTCAGAAAGTTCGAGGAGGTGGAAATGTAAGATCCAAGAACTCAGCACCTGATTATGTTCTCTAAGAGGGTCCAGATGATACTCTCTTTACCGAAGCAATGAGGGGTTCACTGAGAAATGGACCTCAGCCTCTCTGAGTAGCTTAGTGGTGTTTGTCTTTGGTAGGCTGAGATGAAGAGTAAAAGATGTGGCCATGGAACTGGCGTTCCCAATATGAACAGTAATGTTGGGATTCCAGAATGGCAGAGGTGGCATCCAAGGCCAGGTGACTATGATTACTGTCATGGGTAGCAAGGCCAAAGTGACAATAAGGGTgccttgctctgcagggatctATGGCAAGTTGACTATGGAGATGGGATGGAAGGACAGCTGACTGGGTAATTCTCaattttgattgattgattgattgatttaaaagattttatttgggggctcctggctggctcagttagttaagcaactcttggattcagctcagtcatgatctcagggtcgtgagatcaagccccccattgggctctatgctcagcatgaagtcggcttgagattctctccttctgccccccctccccccactctcatgagtgcactctctctttcaaataaaatattttttacaaaaaagcttaaaagattttatttgtaagtaatttcTATATCTATCGTGGAGCTTGAACTTATAAACCCAAGCCTAATAGTCACATGCTCCTTGCCAGGTATCCTCTCTCAacttttatatcatttaaaaaaaaatcaaaagacacctgggtggctcagtgggttaagcgtctgcctttgcctcaggtcatgatcccagggtcctggtatcaagtcttgcatggggctctcggctcagtggggagcctgcttctccttctgcctgaaactccacctgcttgtgctctctctctgtgtcaaataaataataaaatctttttaaaaaatcaagagctGATAAGTGGAAGACTGACATTAGCTGCCACAATGGAAAATCACAGTCCCTCATCCAGATCTGAGATCTAAGTTCACAGAACGGAACACCTTGACTGCAGTAGAGGTCATGCCCCATTAAGGAACAATTCTGCAGTGAGTGATACCATAGTTACATATAGTAAATATTCCTCCTATCCTTTCCCAATGGGATCTGTTGTCATTTGCTGGAGTAACTGTGCATTGGAAAGAGAAGAATATTcacaattttcaaaaagattattaaaGACATGGAGTCTGACCTGACACAGAAACTAACAGACACAAAATACCAACATCGCTTTCTGGTTAGAGTGGGGACTAACGGAGGCCAGGTGATAGATGGAGTTTAGCCTAAATCCAATGGATTACATGATCCTGCAGAGACAATGTGGCTGGAGGCTGTCCAGCCAGATGGTCATATGTCCCATATTGTGGATGTCAACTAAGTTCTGAACTCAGCAACTCTATTACTTTGCAAAagatcaatttaaaaatggccatGGTGGCAAAGACGGACGCTATGAATGGATCCCGAAACTTGGGCTCCCTCTCACCAAAGTTAATCCAGCAACTGCTAAGAAATAACTCAGCAGGGAACTGTAGGCTGCAGTTAACAACATAGGTCGGGGAGAATGGCCAGCCACCTAGTGGCAGGTCAGTTACACCAGCCCCCTTCCACTTTGGAGAAGGCAGTGATTCATCCTTGTTAGAACTGCTGTGTACTCCAAACATGGATTGCCTTTCTTACCCATTGTGCTTCTGCAAGCATTACTATCCAAAGGCTTAAAGAATTCTCAATCTATTACCAGAACCAGAGGACCCATTTTATGACAAAGGATGTGTGCCAATGGCCTCATGCACATGGCCTGTGCCAGTCTTACCATACACCCATCACCCGGAAGCAGTCAGCCTGAGAAAACATGCAATCGAATGACTTCATTTCCACAAGCTTAAATCTGCTCTGCAGAGTGAAGATTATAAACAATAGATGATATTTTGCAGGACTGTTGTGGGACAGGAAAGAGATCATATTCATAAGGTATTTTACATAGGCCCTGCTATGCAGAAAGTGCTCCATAAATGGGTAGGCATTATTATGAACTGAATTGTGAAAGGCTTCTGCATCCCAAGAGGAACTAGTGGTTGGGCTTCATGAAGCCCAACGGGGTCTTGGATCCCACTGTAGTACAATCTGCTTTGAATACTCTTAGCTATTCAGAAAGTCCCTGGCTTCAATTACATGTTTCTGCCTGTGGATATTGCAGAGATGCCGTCACTGAGCAAACAGagctggaggaaaaggaaaaagaaaaccgaGGATGAGGCCAGGAAATGGAAACCTGGACTGGGATTGGTTGGTtgcctgggggaggaggcagtCCAAATGTGATTATAAAAAGCCAGCCTTCAGCTGGAGAGCTGTTGCCTCACTGCTGTTCCCATCTAACGTCGGGctctgggaaagaaaggaagattcaCCTTCTTCCCCCTCCAAGGTAAACCCAGAAGCTAGGAAGTGTGAACATCCAGCTGCCAAACTctaccaggctccctgcctgtgAGCCTCATGCCCGAAGAGCCAGGACACCCATTCCTCAGGGAGGCTATGCCCCTGGCTCCCTTGTAGTGCCATGGGCTAGAACTGGTCCCAGGAGATGGGTTGGGGGCTTTTAGGGGGTTGGGGTACAACACCCTAAGAGGCATGAGACTTAGGTCATAGGTACCAACTCAGCAATCTGTGGCCTTAATTAACCCTGGCACTTTACTTCTTTGGACTTAGTtggtcatctgtaaaatggagaccaAGCTACCTTACCTGCCCAAAGGACTGGACGATTTCTGAAACCCCTTTTAATGTAGGATCTAAGGTGACAGTGAGTTCATCTTTGAGGATAGATGAAGTTACCTGGAGTGGTTGTTAAAAGTATGGGTTTGGGCATCAGTCAACTGTGGGTTTAAATCCAactgccacttcctagctgggCAGTCTTAGGAATATTACTTAACCTCTCCCAGTTTCAGCTTCCTTATCTATAACACGTGGTTGAGAACAATGGTACCTGCCCCATGGGGTTGTTATGGGTATAAATGACCTTGTGCCATAAGGTGCTAAGTCCTCAATATATGAGAGGTTATTCGTTTTTAATTGAAGGAAAATTCATTGAACTGACAAAGATCACATTAGAGGTgagcgtgggggtgggggcatatGTATTTTCCTATTCTGTGCTATAATGTTTGAATTCTGACAGTCTTGAATGTGAGTCTAGGCTGTACAGTTTGTTGTGTTGTTGCCACGAGGAGATTAAAAGCCCATGGCTCCTTAGGAGGGTCCTGGGCTCAATCCAAAGCAAATCGCTGCTTTTTATGGATTCGCCCCAATAGGACGGGGAAACCACCGAGCAGGTCCAAAAGGGCTCTGGAGACCATCTgtttcctctcccccttctcccggCCAGTGACAAAGACTGAGCGCGGCGCCATCATGCGGCAAGAGGCGGTATCGCTCTTCCTGTGCTACCTGCTGCTCTGCGCGTGCTGCAGGGTGGAGGCAGGTAAGGGTCCCCGCACCTGGGAGGGCTGTGGGATAAAGAAGCCCACAGAGTTTCAGAGTCCTGGCAGAGAGTCTCAGGATCCTTGATTCCCAGACGAGAAGGGCCATTGCGATGGCCAGCTCCGGGTCGCTGCAGCCAGGGTCCCAGATTCGAATCCCCACCTGTCAATTCCTCCGTTCCACCGAAAGGTATCTCGGTGCCAGTTCTGCGCCAGGCACGGAGCCTCGGGGGAGGTCTCTTCCCTTAAGGGAGGCTCCCCGAAATGGAAGGATGGGGGTGGTTTTGAGCATCCGGCACAGAGTAGGGAACCCTGCTCCCCACCTTGTTCCCTCCCGATAGGCAAACGACAACGGGAAAAGGAAGATTCGGAAAGCGGAGGCTCCGGGTTATGGGGCGCACTAACCTGCATGGCTGTCGGAGGAGGTGGGTCCGGAGGGCGCAAAGCTCGGGAAGGTGGGGCGCACCCCTGCCGCGGGCGCTCTCTCAtcacctcttcttcctccaggcCTCCTGGCGGCAGGGCTGCCCGCGCTGGGCTTCCTGAGCTCCGGCATTGCCGCCAACTCGGTGGCCGCCTCCCTGATGAGCTGGTCGGCCGTGGCGAACGGGGGCGGTGTGCCCGCCGGGGGGCTGGTGGCCACGCTGCAGAGCCTCGGTGAGTGGGGCGCGGGGCCCTCCTGCGGGGATGCCAGAGCCCGGTAATTCTAGCAGTCGGGTGTTATTACAATCTCCATCCtgcagtggggaaactgaggcaccgagGGACTGAATAATTTACTTGAGTTCTCCCAGTGAATTAGCACCAGAGCCAGCATTCGAACCTCGTCTTATGCCTCGCTTTTAACCACGAAGGCCAGGTGCCTCACTGATGCTTTGGCCAAGTCACaacaagcctcagtttcctcatctgttaacaGGGATGACCATCCTCAATATAacattttatggggcgcctgggtggctcagtgggttaagccgctgccttcggctcaggtcatgatctcagggtcctgggatcgagtcccgcatcgggctctctgctccatggggagcctgcttcctcctcgctctctctctgcctgcctctctgcctacttgtgatctctctctgtcaaataaataaataaaatctttaaaaaaatatatatatataacattttatgaatCTGCTCAATCAGGGAACCAGATTGGCAAAGAAAGGTggtggagaggggtgcctggctggtt encodes the following:
- the IFI6 gene encoding interferon alpha-inducible protein 6 isoform X1, producing the protein MRQEAVSLFLCYLLLCACCRVEAGKRQREKEDSESGGSGLWGALTCMAVGGGLLAAGLPALGFLSSGIAANSVAASLMSWSAVANGGGVPAGGLVATLQSLGEWGAGPSCGDARARGQWWQCPHGQDWCLSRLHRPQIPGKEQGGGGGRGVACSIRNPPTPSSCSPELSLSHSSVTE
- the IFI6 gene encoding interferon alpha-inducible protein 6 isoform X2, with product MRQEAVSLFLCYLLLCACCRVEAGKRQREKEDSESGGSGLWGALTCMAVGGGLLAAGLPALGFLSSGIAANSVAASLMSWSAVANGGGVPAGGLVATLQSLGASGGSALMGKIGAFLGYTVHRYLEKSKEEVEEEE